AAATCCATATTGTCAGCAGTTAAAGTTGAGGAAACAGTGAGTAAATTTTTAAATCAATCTGTTCAGCAAGTATGTGAGCCAGTTCGAGAAACAATCATGGAAAAGGTAGTCCCAAGTGCAGTAACGAAAGGATTGAAGTGGGGGACAGAAAACGTAGAAAGTATATTAAACAATCTACACCTTGCGGAAATTGTACAGCAAGAAGTGTCTACATTTTCAACAGAGAGACTAGAGGATCTAGTCTTATCTATAACAAAAAATGAATTGAAAATGATTACGTATTTAGGGGCATTATTAGGAGGAATGATCGGACTCGTGCAAGGATTGTTACTGTTGTTCCTTAGGTAATAGAAGCGAATACATAGAAATAAAAGTGAAATTTCTTCACATCTCTTGCATAGTTTGATATGGTAAGAAGAGGTGCGTATGTAAATGCACTTAAAAGGCAGTGCGAGCGAAAAGCGCTAGCCTTCTAAAGGAGGAAAAATAAAATGACAAAAAACATTCATGATGTTGCATATGAATTACAAAAAACAATCGCTGAAAACGAAGATTTCCAAACATTAAAAGCAAGCTACGCAGCAGTACAAGGAGATGCAGTTTCAAAGAACTTATTCGATGAGTTCCGCATGATGCAACTTGGCCTACAACAAAAAATGATGCAAGGTCAAGAAATCACTGAAGAAGATAACCAAAAAGCACAAGAAGTTGTAGCTCGTATTCAACAAGATGCTAAAATCACAAAGTTAATGGAAACTGAGCAACGTTTAAACATCGTTATCACTGACGTTAACAAAATTATCATGAAGCCACTTGAAGAATTATATAACGCGCAACAACAAGCGTAATGATGAAGATGCTCCTAGTATAGGGGCGTCTTTTTTGTTTATGAAATAGATGAATTGCATTTTGATAGTCCATCCACAAAAAAAAGCCCATTCAAAATAGTCTTTTTTAGTGACTATTTTGAATGGGCTTATGATAGATTCAACAATT
This genomic interval from Bacillus cereus contains the following:
- a CDS encoding YlbF/YmcA family competence regulator — protein: MTKNIHDVAYELQKTIAENEDFQTLKASYAAVQGDAVSKNLFDEFRMMQLGLQQKMMQGQEITEEDNQKAQEVVARIQQDAKITKLMETEQRLNIVITDVNKIIMKPLEELYNAQQQA